A stretch of the Vibrio sp. SS-MA-C1-2 genome encodes the following:
- a CDS encoding conjugal transfer protein has protein sequence MKIYQLFICSVISFSLTFFTPPVRASSDDCAIWLCLPMGFPSGCGDAKKAFKKRIKKLKPPLPNFFSCVSPDAPPSNMSSNYQQRVEYCREWNYSDNSNNQWCVDRVRIPAYVETFQDGEQLGERYYFDRDGNRVDKNYNLLD, from the coding sequence ATGAAGATTTATCAGTTATTTATTTGTAGTGTCATCTCCTTCAGTTTGACATTTTTTACTCCCCCTGTGCGAGCAAGTAGTGATGATTGTGCTATTTGGCTCTGTTTGCCAATGGGTTTTCCCAGTGGATGTGGGGATGCTAAAAAAGCATTTAAAAAACGCATTAAAAAGCTTAAGCCTCCCCTCCCCAATTTTTTTAGTTGTGTCAGTCCTGATGCTCCACCCAGCAACATGAGTTCAAACTATCAGCAAAGGGTTGAGTATTGTCGAGAATGGAATTACTCAGATAATAGTAATAATCAGTGGTGCGTTGATAGAGTTAGGATCCCTGCTTATGTTGAAACGTTCCAAGATGGTGAGCAGTTAGGTGAACGATATTACTTTGATCGGGATGGAAATCGTGTTGACAAAAATTACAATTTACTTGATTAA